AAATGGGCACGCCGACGAAGGAGATGCGGTCGCGCTCGATCTTGCGCGACTGCGTCTTGTCGAGAAACAGCGGCTCCTCGCGGATGTCCGGCACGACGTAGGGCTGGGCGGTCTGGAAGATGAGCCCGGTGACGCCCTCGTCGAGGCCGTAGACCCCCCGGCTTTTCTCCTCCGGGGACAGCCCCTGGGAAACGCTGATGGCCAGCTTGTCCGTGGAACGGTCCACCAGGGTGATGGTGGCCCGCTTCATGGAAAGCTGTTCGGCCAGGATGCGCAGGATGTCCTGGAGCGACTGTTCGAGGTCGAGGGCCTTGTCGATGACGCCGCTTATGGCCGACAGGCAGGCGAGTTGGAGATTTAGCGTTTTTGCAGCCATCGGGACAGTTCCGCCATCTGGGCGCTCACGGATTCGGGACCCGTGCCGCCGGGTCCGTTGCGTCTGGCCACGGCGGTTTCGTACCGCAGGGCCTCGAAAACATCCTGCTCCATGGCCGGGAAAAATACACGCAATTCATCGAGGGTCAATTCCTCCAGGGCCTTTCCCGCCGATTCGGCAAAGGCCACCGCCCGTCCGGTGACGTGATGGGCCTCGCGAAAGGGCACGCCCTTGGCGACCAGGTAGTCGGCCAGCTCCGTGGCGTTGAGGTAGCCCTGGGCCAGGGCGTCGCGCATGCGCTCGGGGCGGAAACGCAGTTCGGACAGCATGCCGGCCATGACGCGAAGGCTGGCCCGCACGGTGTCGTCGGCGTCGAAAAAGGGCTCCTTGTCTTCCTGCAAGTCCCGGTTGTAGGTCAGGGGCAGGCCCTTGACCACGGTAAGCAGGCCGAACAAGTCGCCGTAGACCCGGCCCACCCGGCCGCGCATGAGCTCGGCCGCGTCGGGGTTTTTCTTTTGCGGCATGATGCTCGAACCGGTGGCGTAGGCGTCGGGCAGGGCGACATAGCCGAAACGCGGGTTGGCCCAGAGGATGATCTCCTCGCAAAAGCGGCTTAAGTGCGCCATGACCACCGAGGCCACGAAAAGCGCCTCCAGGGCGAAATCCCGGTCGGAGACGGCGTCCATGCTGTTGGCGAAGGCGTGGGAAAAGCCGACCTGGCGCGC
Above is a genomic segment from Solidesulfovibrio sp. containing:
- the argH gene encoding argininosuccinate lyase; its protein translation is MMSTKMWGGRFGEGTGALMEAYSESVSYDRRMYRQDIAGSKAHARMLAKRGVLAGEEAERIVAGLGQVLDEIEAGTFPWRAEFEDVHMNVEQRLTELIGPLGGKLHTGRSRNDQVALDFRLYVAESLETWGKLARELVGVFLARAEEHMDTLLPGCTHLQPAQPVSLAQHLLAYAWMLRRDCERMDDAAKRVKVSPLGAAALAGTTYSLDPGMVARQVGFSHAFANSMDAVSDRDFALEALFVASVVMAHLSRFCEEIILWANPRFGYVALPDAYATGSSIMPQKKNPDAAELMRGRVGRVYGDLFGLLTVVKGLPLTYNRDLQEDKEPFFDADDTVRASLRVMAGMLSELRFRPERMRDALAQGYLNATELADYLVAKGVPFREAHHVTGRAVAFAESAGKALEELTLDELRVFFPAMEQDVFEALRYETAVARRNGPGGTGPESVSAQMAELSRWLQKR